Within Pirellulales bacterium, the genomic segment TTGTGTGGTCGTGGCGGATCCTTGTCGATTGCACCCCACGGAAAACACCACGATGACTCCGCAGCCAATCAATAACGCTAGGAACGCGCCGGCAAAAGAATAACGCTGCTCACGTGATCCCGCCATAGAACGCTTTCTCTCCATTTTTTGCTGAAACCTCTGTGCCAATTGATCGTTCATTTCCTGAGTATCGCACGCCCAGCCACATTCGTCTACGATACCGTGTCTATTGGTGGAAAGAATCCGGCTTTGCATTGGAGTATTCGCGCGGAATGTCGGGTTTAGCAAGCTTGAATCCCGCGCCTCCTAACCCTGGTCGCCGCGGAGTCGTCGCGGTCGTTGGCCATCAGGGCCGGTTGCTGGTGATTCGTCGGTCGAGCCACGTGGTGGCCCCCAGGGCCATTTGCTTTCCGGGCGGCGGAATCGACGCCGGCGAGTCCGAGCGTGAGGCCCTCGTGCGCGAAATCCGCGAGGAATTGGAGGCGCCGATCGAGCCGGTGCGACCGGTTTGGCGGAGCGTCACGACGTGGGAAGTCGAACTAGCATGGTGGCAGGCGCGGCTCGACATCGCACTGCCGCTGCGTCCTAATCCAGCCGAGGTCGAATCGGTCCATTGGCTAACGCCCGATGAACTTTTGGAGCATCCCGACCTGCTTACAAGCAATCGTGAGTTCCTGCATGCGCTGCGTCGCGGCGAGATCGTGCTCGACTGAGACTCGCGGCCACCTGCCGTGAGGGCACTATTTGCCGTTCTGATCGCCCGAAGTCGGATCGACGAACTGGCGATTGAACGCCTCGGCGTCGAACGGATCGATGCCATCCTTTGCGGGCGTATCAGAATTCACGCCGGCCTGAGGTGTTTGTGGAAACGGCGGCGGGCGATCCTTCCCGGCCGCGTCTGAATCGCGTCGCGCAGTGATGGCCTTGGAAACCCGATTTCGATAGGAAGGCTTGGCCGGTCGCGCATCGCTCTCGCAAGCGCCGGCGGAGAGACTGCCGCTCGCTTGGTTCAGGTTCTTGGCCGATTGCCCGCCGATGCCGACCGTGGCGGGTTGGTCGGTTGGATCGGGTGTGCCGGGGGCCTTTTGCGTCACCAGCGCGATCCAACTAGCCAACTGCCGGTATTTCACCGTTTGCGGATCGAAGATCGCCGAGCCGGCGGACCCATGCGGCCGGCTAGCGGCCGAAAGCAAGCGGCTCTGCTGTGGATTCTGATAGTCGAGCATCTGGACCGTGCTCTGCAAGTTCCGCTGCGTCAGGCGGCGAGTTCCGATCCGATCGCTCGGAATGCGGAGGATGATGTAGCTCGATTTCGAGCCTGGGCCGTGACAGCCCGAGGTGGCGCAGCCATTCATCAATAGCGGCTGGATCGTGGCCGTGAATGCTTCGACGGTTCCCTGCGGCATGCCGCGGACCAGGCGATCCAGATCTTCGTTGGTCACTTGTTGAATCGTGGCGACCTTCTCGGCAGGCGCCGGCGGCGGGGTTTCGAGCATCTGCCGTAGACGCCGATCGAGAAACTCGTTGCGCGGATTGTGCGGATCGAGGGCCATCGCGGCGCTGATTTCCTTCGCGGCGTAGCCAGGCAGCGCTTGGTGCAAGCACCAATCGGCGAGGTCGAGATGATCGTCGGCCCGGCCGAGCGCCAGCCGATTGCGCTTGAAGTTGTAGGCTTCGTCAAGATTGTGGCAGACCAGCTCCGCATCCGAGAGTCGGACGCGCAATTCGCCGTCGGCCAGCACGACGCGATAATAGCCTTCATCGCGCGCGATCCGGCCGCCTAGTACTTCGCCATTGCGCAGCACGAGCAACTCCTGTTGCGAAGCGGGTTGCGGCGGCTCTTCAGCCCACACCGCAGCCAGCCAACAGGAAATCGAGGCGGCCACCAGGGAAATTCGCGCGAAACGGCGAGACATGACGGGCGGGACGATAGGGAACGGCGGCGGACGCGTCAAGACCACCTCACGCCCCTCGCCACCAGCAGCCCGGCAGGTTAACATTGACAGATTGCCCATTCCTCAACGAGTTCCGTCTCATGGCCAGGCGTTCCACCGAGCCGACCGCGCTCGATTTGATCCGCAAGCAGATTCGCGCCGTCGGTTTACGCGCGACCGCGGCTCGGATTTCGGTGATGCGGGAACTTATCGCTGCGACCAGCCCTCTAAGCCATGCCCAAGTTGCCGATCTTCTGGCTTCCGAGAGTTTTGACAGGGCCACCATCTATCGCAACCTGGTCGAGCTGACCGAGGCGGGGATCTTGGCCAGGATTGAGTTGGGCGATCACGTCTGGCGATTCGAATTGCGGCGATCCAGCGGCGAAGTGTCCGGCGAACATCCGCATTTCGTCTGCGTCGATTGCGGCGAGGTCTCGTGCTTGCCCAGCGGCAGCGTCAGCGTCAAACAAGTTCCCGCAGCCAAGAAGAGCGTGATCCGCGAGGTCACCGAGGTCCTGCTCAAAGGCCACTGCGGGCACTGCGAGTGAGACGCAACTCACGTCCGATGTCGAACCGCCAAGACACCAAGAGCGCCAAGTTGTAAAATCGCGTTCACGATTTCTTCCTTGGATTCACGCCGATTTCAGAGCGGGTTTTTCACGCTTCGATGAGATACAACCCGGCGAAGATTTTCGGATCGATCAACGCGCCGGCCGCGGCCCGCTCGCGGAGCCACTGGTCGAGCCCATCGAGCGGCGGCTCGTGAACGATGATCTTCTCATGCGGATCGCCGCCTCCTTCGTGAATCTTTTTTAGCCCGGTTGCCGCAAAGAACGTGACGACTTCGTTCGAGAGCCCTGCCGAAGTCGGGCCGGCGAGCATCAGCCGCATTTCGGCTGCTTCATAGCCGGTTTCTTCAAGCAACTCGCGGCGAGCGGTCTCAGCCAGCGATTCTTCCGTCTCGGCAATCACATCGCCGGCCAAACCAGCCGGCAACTCGATGACCGGAGCGCCAAGCGGAATCCGAAACTGCTCGACGAGCACCAGCCGCCGCTGGGCGGTGATCGCCACGATCGCCACCGCGCCGGTTGCGGTGGTCCGCTCGGCATACTCCCAATGCCCGCGGGCGACGAGCCGCAGATACTTGCCTTCAGCCAGAACAGTCGGCGGCGGGAGATCGTTCATCGGGCGAGCGGAAAGTCAAAAGTCGGAGGTCGGAGGCCAGACGTCGGATATTGGAGGTCGGACGCCGGAAGACGACCGTTAGCCGGTTCGCTTGCGAACCGGGGCCCCGGCATGGCCACTGGCCACAACCAAATGGGTTTTTCTTAAAACCGTCGGCTTTTTTCAATCTGCATGCTTCGTCGGCGTGAGCGTCACCGACCGCAAGTCCATCACGGCAACGCCCGGCTTGTCAATCGCCCGGACGGATAACGTGTAGTTGCCCGGCTTGTCGATCTTCACGGCGCCGACGTTTCGGAGGCGAAAGTTGTGAAAGCTGCCCGTGTCTGGAACTTTATCGCTCAGCTTCTGATCGGCCATCTCGACCGTGAAATGACTCCCGCCGCTCCCCGCGCCGCAGCCCATGTACATCTCGACGCTGAACGTGCCCGGTTGATTCATCTCCAGCTCCCAGCTCACCCAATCGGTCTGTTTGCTCCAGTAGCCGATCGTGTTCTTGTCGGGCTCGTACCGGACCGTCGTCCCGTGGATCACGACATCGCGAGCTTCGAGCAGCACGACGCCTTTGTCGGATTGCTTGATGCGCTTCGGCTCGGCGGCCGGCTCGGATTGAGATTTGTGCGGGTCCACCCTTTGGGGGTCCGATTTCGGCGCGTCGCTCGGCTCGCCGCCGCGGAGGGGAAGCCCGACCGCAAGCATCACGGGAATCGCGAGACGAGACAAACAATGCACGTGATTTCGGCCGCGATCGTATTTCATAGCGAGTCCATAGGACGTGGATCGGGTTCAATCGCCGTGGATCTGACGCAATCGCGGGGAGATTCGCAGGAGGAGTTGTACGCGCTCGAATTCTGTGAGCCAATCTTGCGTCACGCCGTCGAGCAGCGAGCGATCTGGCGGGACGAGTCCGGTCGGGCAGGATGGTCCGAGTTGATCGATGGCCAATTGGCGATATTTTGAAATCGTGCCGTCACCGTACCAGCCCACCTGCTGACCGTCTTCGCTCAAGAACACGACTATCGGCACGCGCGCCCCGCCGCAGATCGTCAACTCGGCCGCGAGATCGGGATTAGCGTCGCGGTCGAAATAACGGACCTGGATCGTGCTCGTCTCGCGGGCGAACTGGTCGAACATCGGGCATTGGTTGACGCAATCGCCGCACCAAGCGCCGGCGAGACAGATGATCTTCATCTGGCGTTTGAAGCTGCCGAGCAATTGCCGCTGCGCATCAGTCAAATGCACGGCATCATGCACCGCCGCCCAGCGACGGCGATGTTCGTCGCTGCCGTATTTGCCTAGGAATTCAGCGTAAGGCAGGCCGTGATCGAATTTGGCGGCGTAGTCGAACACGGCGTTTTAGATGTCGGGGTTCGGAACGGCACGGATTGAAAATGGCACAGGTTCGGAACGGCATCTGCCGCGGCGGATGCCCACAGTCGCCGTCGCCGACTGTCGGGAACGCCCCTCTGCGGCGTTCAGCGACGGCACGGAGATAAGGATCGGCCGAACAACCATCCTCCGGTTCGCAAGCGAACCAGCTAACGACCGTCCACTGGCTTGCGATCCCCGACTTCCGACTTCAGACCTCCGACCTCAGACTTCCGACCTCCGACCTCCGGCTTCTTCAGCGCGGCAATCTCTTCCCGCAGCGATTGGACGAGCTTGTCAGTTGCCGACTGCGACTGATCGCGGATTGAGAGTTCGGTCTGCAATTTTTGAATCACTTTCTCGAATCCGTTGATTTGGATTCGCAGCATTTCGACTTCGTCGGTCGGGGGGCGGCGCGAACGGATCGGCGCGTCGATGCCGACCTCTTCGACCCCTTGGCTATTGCGGACCGTGATCTGGTTCGGACCCTGGTTGGAAACCCGCAACTGCGGGCCGACCTGAATCTGTCGCCGATCAGCCTCCAGGGCGCCTACCGGTGGGCCGCCGGCGACATCGAGAGTCAGCTCGACCTGTCGCTGCTTGCCGCCGCGGTCAATCAGCAGCGTCATTTTGTCCCCAGGCTGCTTCGTCATGATTCGATTGACGGCCTGATAGGCACTTCGGATTCTCCGGCCATCGGCTTCAAGAATTAGATCGCCTTTCTTAATGCCTGCGCGAGCGGCCGGGCCGTCCTGAACGCGATCGACTTGGACCGTCCCCTCTTGCTCGGCCGGGCCCAAAGTGAAGCCAACTGCCGGGCGGCGGCGCTTCAATTCGATCAACTCCCCGTCCTTTTCCGCTTCAAGCAAACGTTTGACGTGCGACATCGGCACCGCGTACGTCCAACCGGGCCGTTCGCTCGGGGCAGTGTTCGCGGCGACAATCCCGATCAGATGCGCATCGCGATCGACCACCGCTGCGCCGCTAGAGGTTTCTGTCGTTCGCAAATCACATTGCAACAACGGCGGCAGATCGACGACCGGCAGCGTCCGATCGGCGCCGCCGAGAATCCCGGCGGAGACGGCGGGCCGCTCGATCCCAGCCGCCGCCGCCGTCAGTACCGTCGCGCCGATTTTCGGCAGGTCCCTGGCGATTTCCAAGCCAGGCAGTTCGGCCGCGTCGATCTTCAGCAGGAGCAGGCCCGAGTAATGGTCCCAAACGCGAAGTTTCGCCTCGGCCTGGTCCCCTGTCGGCAACGTGACGCGGAATCGCGCCGCCAATGGTTCGCGATCACCGCCGAACGTGACGAGCCGGCCCTTCCCCAGCAATGCGCCGCTGGCGACAACGACCTCGTCCGCCTGCGGCACGGCGCCGTGCACCGTGAAACGTACCGTGGCGGTCGTGGCCAAAAGCCGATCGGCGGCGCCCTCATTCGCTTCCGGTTCGCTCGCGGTCAAGGGGCGCGAGACGCTAACCAGCGCTAAGATGGCGATCAGCCAAGAGCCGAAACAAACGCACTCAGTTCCGCGAGATTCCATGCGAAGACTCCGCCATAGCTCAAATCGACAATTGCGATTGCCCCTGCGGGTCGCCCTGCATCAAATCGAGCACGGCTTCTTGTTCGGCGCCGGTGAGGCCGCGGAAAAGGGCGGCCGGGAACGCTTCGTCGCCAAGGATCGATTTCGACTCAACCGCGGCGGCATTCGATCGCACCGCGGAATTTGACGGCACTGGGGGAGATGCGAGCGACACATCAGCGGATCGGACATCGCCGGTCGGCTGGATCCCATCGCCAGATCGCTCGGCAATCATCGGCCAACTTAGCGTCCCGATTAACAAAACGGCGGCCGCGCCTCCCCAGCGAATCATCCGGCCGCTGCCGCCAGTCGCTTGGCCCAAACTGGCCGGCAATCGAGATTCGGTTCGCCCCGCCGGGTAAAAGCGGGGCAAACGGTCGGCATCGTCGCTCAGTTGCTCGCCGAGTGCCGCAAGTTCGACGGGCAGTTCGAACACGTCCTCATTCGTCGCCAACTTCTGCACAGTAGACTCAAACGCGGACTCAAACGAGGACTCCAACCCCGTCGCATCGGCGGGCCGGCGGCGCGGACCGTCGTCGTCGCGAAAAAGTCGCGGTTCAAACGGCATGGTTGACGTCCTCCTGCGGGTGCGCTGGAATCTGCGATAGATCATGCTCCGCGCTCAGCAATTCCCGCAGTGATGCGAGGCCGTTAAAGATTCGCGATTTCACGGTCCCCAACGGGCATTCCAAAACCAAGGCGATCTCCTCGTATGCCAGGCGTTCGCTGAATCGCAAGACCAGCGCCTGCCGCTGGCCGTCGGGCAGTTCGGCGACCTTCGCCCACAGGCTTTTTTTCCACTCGGACACTTCCAGGGATGTTTCCGCCGCGGGGACCGAGCGCTGGTCGATCGATTCGTTTCCCCATAGCACCTGCAATTTCCGCCGCCGCGTGCCGATCCTCCGTCGCTCGCGCCGCTCGAGGTTCAACAGGATTCCATACAACCAAGTGTAAATCGAGCTACGGCCGGCGAAGCGATCGGCCTGCCGGGCGAGGATCAGAAACGTCTCCTGCGCCAGATCGTCCGCGTCCCAGGGATTGCCCGACAAGACGAGCGCGGCCCGATGGATCCGCGCGAAATACAATTGGCTGGTTTCGGCGATTTCGTGAGGAGACACGCTGCGTCATTCGGTCGGACAAGGAAGCGGCTCACGCTACCATCCACGATTGTAACGCCTGTCGGCGCCGTAAGCTACGTTTGTAGGTTAGTCTTCCCGCAGGCGCGAAAAGTTCACTGTTCGGCGGCGAACCAATGAAAAAGTGGGCAAGATTGGCGACGGGGCGCGGCGGCGGCCCAACGCCGCCGGGCCATTCAAAAGTCGTTCTGGTTCTGCTACGTTAACTGGCGACGGTTACGCCGGTTGTGCTGATTTCGGGAGCCATTGTCGTGAAGATTCTGTTAGCCGCCAGCGAGGCCGTTCCCTTTGCCAAGACCGGCGGTTTGGCAGATGTCTGCGGCGCCCTGCCCACCACATTGGCGAAGCTAGGGCATAAAACGGCCCTCATCATGCCCGCCTACCGGCAAGTGCTTGAGGGCGGTTATGGGCTGGAGCGACTTGGGGTGGAACTGGCGATCCCCATCGGGCGCAAGACCGTCTCCGGCCGGTTGTTGAAATCGCGGCTGCCGGGCAGCGACGTGCCGGCCTATTTCGTCGAGCAGCCCCAGTATTTCGACCGCGATCACCTGTATGGCAACAGCAATCAGGATTATCGCGACAACTGCGAGCGATACGTGTTCTTCAGCCGGGCCGTGCTGGAGACGATCCGCCACCTCAACCTAGAGGTCGATCTGCTGCACGTTCACGACTGGCAGACCGGGCTGATCCCCGCCTACCTCAAGATTGAATACCGTGGCGTCCCTGGCTTCGAACAGATCGCCAGCTTGCTCACCATCCACAACATCGCCTACCAAGGCACGTTTTGGCACTGGGACATGGTGCTGACCGGCTTGGATTGGAAATACTTCAACTGGCGGCAAATGGAGTTTTTCGGAAATTTGAACCTATTGAAAACTGGACTGGTGTTCGCCGATGCGATCAACACCGTCAGCCCGCGGTATGCCGAGGAGATCACCACGGCCCCGCTCGGTTCGGGCCTGGAAGGCGTGCTACAACACCGGCGCGGCGTGCTCTCGGGCATTTTGAACGGCGTCGATTACAGCCAGTGGAACCCGGCGATCGATCCGCATTTGACGCCCGAATACGGCGTCGAAAACGTTCGTGACGGCAAGGCGGCGAACAAGGCGGCCTTGCTCGCCGAGCTGAACCTTCCGCGCGACAACGCTGCCCCGCTGATCGCGTTTGTCGGCCGGTTGGTCGAGCAAAAGGGGATCGACCTCTTGATCCAGGTGATT encodes:
- a CDS encoding S1C family serine protease, which gives rise to MESRGTECVCFGSWLIAILALVSVSRPLTASEPEANEGAADRLLATTATVRFTVHGAVPQADEVVVASGALLGKGRLVTFGGDREPLAARFRVTLPTGDQAEAKLRVWDHYSGLLLLKIDAAELPGLEIARDLPKIGATVLTAAAAGIERPAVSAGILGGADRTLPVVDLPPLLQCDLRTTETSSGAAVVDRDAHLIGIVAANTAPSERPGWTYAVPMSHVKRLLEAEKDGELIELKRRRPAVGFTLGPAEQEGTVQVDRVQDGPAARAGIKKGDLILEADGRRIRSAYQAVNRIMTKQPGDKMTLLIDRGGKQRQVELTLDVAGGPPVGALEADRRQIQVGPQLRVSNQGPNQITVRNSQGVEEVGIDAPIRSRRPPTDEVEMLRIQINGFEKVIQKLQTELSIRDQSQSATDKLVQSLREEIAALKKPEVGGRKSEVGGLKSEVGDRKPVDGR
- a CDS encoding sigma-70 family RNA polymerase sigma factor, yielding MSPHEIAETSQLYFARIHRAALVLSGNPWDADDLAQETFLILARQADRFAGRSSIYTWLYGILLNLERRERRRIGTRRRKLQVLWGNESIDQRSVPAAETSLEVSEWKKSLWAKVAELPDGQRQALVLRFSERLAYEEIALVLECPLGTVKSRIFNGLASLRELLSAEHDLSQIPAHPQEDVNHAV
- a CDS encoding transcriptional repressor produces the protein MARRSTEPTALDLIRKQIRAVGLRATAARISVMRELIAATSPLSHAQVADLLASESFDRATIYRNLVELTEAGILARIELGDHVWRFELRRSSGEVSGEHPHFVCVDCGEVSCLPSGSVSVKQVPAAKKSVIREVTEVLLKGHCGHCE
- a CDS encoding NUDIX hydrolase, which codes for MNDLPPPTVLAEGKYLRLVARGHWEYAERTTATGAVAIVAITAQRRLVLVEQFRIPLGAPVIELPAGLAGDVIAETEESLAETARRELLEETGYEAAEMRLMLAGPTSAGLSNEVVTFFAATGLKKIHEGGGDPHEKIIVHEPPLDGLDQWLRERAAAGALIDPKIFAGLYLIEA
- a CDS encoding thioredoxin family protein; amino-acid sequence: MFDYAAKFDHGLPYAEFLGKYGSDEHRRRWAAVHDAVHLTDAQRQLLGSFKRQMKIICLAGAWCGDCVNQCPMFDQFARETSTIQVRYFDRDANPDLAAELTICGGARVPIVVFLSEDGQQVGWYGDGTISKYRQLAIDQLGPSCPTGLVPPDRSLLDGVTQDWLTEFERVQLLLRISPRLRQIHGD
- a CDS encoding NUDIX domain-containing protein, yielding MSGLASLNPAPPNPGRRGVVAVVGHQGRLLVIRRSSHVVAPRAICFPGGGIDAGESEREALVREIREELEAPIEPVRPVWRSVTTWEVELAWWQARLDIALPLRPNPAEVESVHWLTPDELLEHPDLLTSNREFLHALRRGEIVLD
- the glgA gene encoding glycogen synthase GlgA — translated: MKILLAASEAVPFAKTGGLADVCGALPTTLAKLGHKTALIMPAYRQVLEGGYGLERLGVELAIPIGRKTVSGRLLKSRLPGSDVPAYFVEQPQYFDRDHLYGNSNQDYRDNCERYVFFSRAVLETIRHLNLEVDLLHVHDWQTGLIPAYLKIEYRGVPGFEQIASLLTIHNIAYQGTFWHWDMVLTGLDWKYFNWRQMEFFGNLNLLKTGLVFADAINTVSPRYAEEITTAPLGSGLEGVLQHRRGVLSGILNGVDYSQWNPAIDPHLTPEYGVENVRDGKAANKAALLAELNLPRDNAAPLIAFVGRLVEQKGIDLLIQVIQEWVLTSRAQWVVLGTGDGKFQEQLQMLAQRHPQKVAVRLQFSDPLAHRIEAGADLFVMPSRFEPCGLSQMYSLKYGTPPVVRVTGGLADTIVDTTEETLAAGSANGFTFHEQSPQALSAAIKRAVAYHARGDAWLRLITSGMKEDWSWDRSAKQYAALYDATVARVRQGALAPSGQA